Proteins from a genomic interval of Micromonospora sp. NBC_00389:
- a CDS encoding MFS transporter, with translation MTQDRVAGLGTRFARLWAASTLSALGSGLATVAAPLFVASRTDDPLVVAAASAVAWLPWLLFALPGGVLVDRMDRRRLMIIIDLVRVVALAVLAAAIMTDRAGVALLYVVLFVVNTGEIVFRSASQAMLPTVVPRHRLERANGWLGGGTTLMHGMLAGPLGGFLFAVSAGSPFLVNAVTYALSAVLVALIGGDFRAAVTDANTRRTRSMRREIVEGLRWLAHQRLLRTMAVLIGLLNVTLTAALAVLVLLADERLRLGSVGYGLLFTCMACGGVLGALLGDRLIAWTSATWTIRIGLVIEAGLHLALAASRSTIVVGFALFAFGVHSALWNIVANSLRQRLTPPELQGRVASTTLFVAAGGNCVGALLGGLLAARFGITAPYWVGLVVAIGVSAATWRVFNRAAVARAYADPPPTAPEPARAA, from the coding sequence GTGACACAGGACAGGGTTGCCGGACTGGGGACACGGTTCGCGCGGCTCTGGGCGGCGAGCACGCTCTCCGCCCTGGGCAGCGGCTTGGCCACCGTCGCCGCGCCGCTGTTCGTCGCGTCGCGTACCGACGACCCGCTCGTGGTGGCCGCGGCATCCGCGGTGGCCTGGCTGCCCTGGTTGCTCTTCGCCCTGCCCGGCGGCGTGCTGGTGGACCGGATGGACCGGCGCCGCCTGATGATCATCATCGACCTGGTCCGGGTGGTGGCGCTGGCCGTGCTGGCCGCGGCGATCATGACCGACCGGGCCGGGGTGGCGCTGCTGTACGTGGTGCTGTTCGTGGTCAACACCGGTGAGATCGTGTTCCGTTCGGCCAGCCAGGCCATGCTGCCGACCGTGGTGCCCCGGCACCGGCTGGAGCGCGCCAACGGCTGGCTCGGCGGCGGCACCACCCTCATGCACGGCATGCTCGCCGGACCGCTGGGTGGTTTCCTGTTCGCCGTCTCGGCGGGCAGCCCGTTCCTGGTCAACGCCGTCACGTACGCCCTCAGCGCGGTCCTGGTGGCGCTGATCGGGGGCGACTTCCGGGCCGCCGTCACCGACGCGAACACCCGGCGGACCCGTTCGATGCGCCGGGAGATCGTGGAAGGGCTGCGCTGGCTGGCCCACCAGCGCTTGCTGCGGACGATGGCCGTGCTGATCGGCCTGCTCAACGTGACCCTGACCGCCGCGCTGGCGGTGCTGGTGTTGCTCGCCGACGAGCGGCTGCGGCTCGGGTCGGTCGGCTACGGGCTGCTGTTCACCTGCATGGCCTGCGGCGGGGTGCTCGGCGCGCTCCTCGGCGACCGGCTCATCGCCTGGACCAGCGCCACCTGGACGATCCGGATCGGTCTGGTGATCGAGGCGGGGCTGCACCTGGCGCTGGCCGCGTCGCGCAGCACGATCGTGGTCGGGTTCGCGCTCTTCGCCTTCGGCGTGCACAGCGCACTGTGGAACATCGTGGCGAACTCGTTGCGCCAACGGCTCACCCCACCGGAGTTGCAGGGTCGGGTGGCGAGCACCACGCTCTTCGTGGCGGCGGGTGGCAACTGCGTGGGCGCGCTGCTCGGCGGCCTGCTCGCCGCCCGGTTCGGAATCACCGCGCCGTACTGGGTCGGGCTCGTGGTGGCGATCGGCGTCTCCGCCGCCACCTGGCGGGTCTTCAACCGCGCGGCGGTGGCCCGCGCCTACGCCGATCCGCCCCCGACCGCCCCCGAGCCCGCCCGGGCGGCCTGA
- a CDS encoding class F sortase codes for MWRRRTLPAVVALLGVTGLGLITVGLSADPARPPRPPADAPTRTHPAPDLAPLPRAAPVRVQIPAIDVRAEVVPVGADAAGVLEVPPLDRPTVAGWYRHGVSPGETGNAVLVGHVDSPAGPAVFFDLGRLRAGQQIQVTRADARVTTFTVDDVRAYPKDRFPSGLVYGPADTAGLRLITCGGRFDAGTGNYVDNVVVFATRTA; via the coding sequence GTGTGGAGGCGGCGGACCCTTCCGGCGGTGGTCGCGCTGCTCGGCGTGACCGGGCTGGGGCTGATCACCGTCGGCCTCAGCGCCGACCCGGCACGACCACCACGACCACCGGCCGACGCGCCGACGCGCACCCACCCCGCACCGGACCTGGCGCCACTGCCCCGCGCCGCGCCGGTCCGGGTGCAGATCCCGGCCATCGACGTACGCGCCGAGGTCGTCCCGGTCGGCGCGGACGCCGCCGGGGTGCTGGAGGTGCCACCACTGGACCGGCCCACCGTCGCCGGCTGGTACCGACACGGGGTCAGCCCCGGTGAGACCGGCAACGCCGTCCTGGTCGGGCACGTCGACTCCCCGGCCGGTCCGGCGGTCTTCTTCGACCTCGGTCGGCTACGCGCCGGCCAGCAGATCCAGGTCACCCGCGCCGACGCCCGGGTGACCACGTTCACTGTGGACGACGTCCGCGCGTACCCCAAGGACCGCTTCCCCAGCGGCCTGGTCTACGGTCCGGCGGACACCGCCGGGCTGCGACTGATCACCTGCGGCGGCCGGTTCGACGCCGGGACCGGCAACTACGTGGACAACGTCGTCGTCTTCGCCACCCGCACGGCCTGA
- a CDS encoding magnesium and cobalt transport protein CorA encodes MDQRPVRDRAGLGVRALARRLLGRVETDSPTARRSNPDAVVDCAVYVNGRREPGRPHYADAYARARHGRDAFVWLGLHEPGPAVLAAVGRTFGLDELTVEQALADGHRPTVQRHGPVTLLVLRTAGYVEHAELTDTSEVIDTGDVMVLLGDRFALTVRHGAAGALRSVRADIERRPALLAAGPWAVAYAVCARMVDSYLEVAGHVERDLERVEESVFARDRSVDIQHIYQLKREVVEFKRAVLPLQAPMRTLLDPGNDGPPRALHRWFVDVDGRLSRAVDRVAAYDDLLTSIVQSRLAQLAVEQNNDMRKIAAWAAIAAAQTGIAGVYGMNFSHMPELTWRYGYAGALALMALAALGLYRLFRRSGWL; translated from the coding sequence GTGGATCAGCGACCGGTACGGGACCGAGCCGGCCTTGGCGTACGCGCCCTGGCCCGTCGACTGCTCGGTCGGGTCGAGACCGACTCCCCCACGGCACGCCGGTCCAACCCGGACGCCGTGGTCGACTGCGCCGTCTACGTCAACGGCCGGCGCGAACCCGGCCGTCCGCACTACGCCGACGCGTACGCCCGCGCCCGACACGGCCGCGACGCCTTCGTCTGGCTGGGGCTGCACGAGCCGGGCCCGGCGGTGCTCGCCGCGGTGGGCCGGACCTTCGGCCTCGACGAACTGACCGTCGAGCAGGCGCTCGCCGACGGGCACCGGCCCACCGTGCAGCGGCACGGGCCGGTCACCCTGCTGGTGCTCCGCACCGCCGGGTACGTGGAGCACGCCGAGCTGACCGACACCTCAGAGGTGATCGACACCGGGGACGTGATGGTGCTGCTCGGTGACCGGTTCGCCCTCACCGTGCGGCACGGCGCCGCCGGGGCGCTGCGCAGCGTCCGCGCCGACATCGAGCGCCGCCCCGCGCTGCTGGCCGCAGGGCCGTGGGCGGTGGCGTACGCGGTCTGCGCCCGGATGGTCGACTCCTACCTCGAAGTGGCCGGGCACGTGGAGCGGGACCTGGAACGGGTCGAGGAGTCGGTGTTCGCCCGCGACCGCTCCGTCGACATCCAGCACATCTACCAGCTCAAGCGGGAGGTGGTGGAGTTCAAGCGGGCGGTGCTGCCGTTGCAGGCGCCGATGCGCACGCTGCTCGACCCGGGCAACGACGGGCCGCCGCGCGCCCTGCACCGCTGGTTCGTCGACGTGGACGGCCGGCTGAGCCGGGCGGTGGATCGGGTGGCCGCGTACGACGACCTGCTCACCTCGATCGTCCAGTCCCGCCTGGCGCAGCTCGCCGTGGAGCAGAACAACGACATGCGCAAGATCGCCGCGTGGGCGGCCATCGCGGCCGCCCAGACCGGCATCGCCGGCGTCTACGGCATGAACTTCTCGCACATGCCGGAGCTGACCTGGCGCTACGGCTACGCCGGCGCACTCGCCCTGATGGCGTTGGCCGCCCTCGGCCTGTACCGCCTGTTCCGCCGCTCCGGCTGGCTCTGA
- a CDS encoding MBL fold metallo-hydrolase, with translation MSRSPAVPLAPNVWRIPTLGRAAVNSYAFVNDDGSVTLIDCGLTRAPARIVRGLAAIGKVPADVTRIVLTHAHPDHAGGAAELARRTGAPVAAHAADVPYAEAGRKPVNDPAVTGGRFFARVDGGRFPAVEVAQPLVDGDLIDVGGGLRVVHTPGHSPGHVSLLHEPTRLLITGDALFNVLGVRWPVKWLCNDFRLTQQTAHVLGELDYDIAAFTHGPELTDSPRDRIRSFLLSQPH, from the coding sequence ATGTCGCGATCTCCGGCCGTGCCGCTCGCCCCGAACGTCTGGCGCATCCCCACCCTGGGCCGCGCGGCTGTCAACTCGTACGCCTTCGTGAACGACGACGGCAGCGTCACGCTGATCGACTGCGGGCTGACCCGGGCGCCCGCCCGGATCGTGCGTGGGCTGGCGGCGATCGGCAAGGTGCCGGCGGACGTCACCCGGATTGTGCTGACCCACGCGCATCCCGATCACGCAGGCGGGGCGGCGGAGTTGGCCCGCCGCACCGGTGCCCCGGTCGCCGCGCACGCGGCCGACGTGCCGTACGCCGAGGCGGGCCGCAAACCGGTCAACGACCCGGCGGTGACCGGCGGCCGGTTCTTCGCCCGGGTCGACGGGGGCCGGTTCCCCGCCGTCGAGGTGGCGCAGCCGCTGGTCGACGGCGATCTGATCGACGTCGGTGGCGGACTGCGGGTGGTGCACACTCCCGGGCACTCCCCGGGGCACGTGTCGCTGCTGCACGAGCCGACCCGGCTGCTGATAACCGGGGACGCGCTGTTCAACGTGCTCGGGGTCCGCTGGCCGGTGAAGTGGCTGTGCAACGACTTCCGGCTGACCCAGCAGACCGCGCACGTCCTCGGCGAGCTGGATTACGACATCGCCGCCTTCACCCACGGCCCCGAACTGACCGACAGTCCCCGCGACCGGATCCGCAGCTTCCTCCTCTCCCAGCCCCACTGA
- a CDS encoding SGNH/GDSL hydrolase family protein: MWQRYVAIGDSTTEGLDDPDGAGGYRGWADRFALAVARAQGGLEYANLAIRGRTTARIRAEQLQPALDLAPDLATVVAGMNDVLRPSFDAEQVAEHVAEMQRALVGQGATVLTFTMPDPAPVMPLARPLRGRMLALNAALRVVTTQTGATLLDLGAHPVSSDPRLWSDDRLHANSAGHARIAAALAYTAGLPGFDDSWTQPLPPVSRRRRGEVLGAELAWTRRHLLPWLVRHLRGRSSGDDRVAKRPVPLPVPLE; this comes from the coding sequence ATGTGGCAGCGGTACGTGGCGATCGGCGACAGCACCACCGAAGGGCTCGACGATCCGGACGGCGCCGGCGGCTACCGGGGCTGGGCCGATCGGTTCGCCCTGGCGGTGGCCCGCGCGCAGGGCGGCCTGGAGTACGCGAACCTGGCCATCCGTGGCCGGACCACCGCCCGGATCCGCGCCGAGCAGCTCCAGCCCGCCCTTGACCTGGCCCCCGACCTGGCCACCGTGGTCGCCGGCATGAACGACGTGCTGCGCCCCTCCTTCGACGCGGAGCAGGTCGCCGAGCACGTCGCGGAGATGCAGCGGGCGCTGGTGGGGCAGGGCGCCACCGTGCTGACCTTCACCATGCCGGACCCGGCACCGGTGATGCCGCTGGCCCGGCCGCTGCGGGGCCGGATGCTGGCGCTCAACGCGGCACTGCGGGTGGTCACCACGCAGACCGGTGCCACCCTGCTCGACCTGGGCGCGCACCCGGTCTCCTCCGATCCCCGGCTGTGGAGCGACGACCGGCTGCACGCCAACAGCGCCGGCCACGCGCGGATCGCCGCCGCGCTGGCGTACACGGCGGGTCTGCCCGGGTTCGACGACTCCTGGACGCAGCCGTTGCCGCCGGTGTCCCGGCGGCGCCGCGGTGAGGTGCTCGGCGCCGAGCTGGCCTGGACCCGCCGGCACCTGCTGCCCTGGCTGGTTCGGCACCTCCGCGGACGGTCGTCCGGCGACGACCGGGTCGCGAAGCGGCCGGTGCCGCTGCCCGTGCCGCTGGAGTAG
- a CDS encoding YchJ family protein: MGKGAGRRRADATTGRACPCGAGRVYADCCAEVHGGVAHAPTAEALMRSRFGAFALGDADYLLRSWHSSTRPARLELEPGQRWTRLEIVGTERGGLLDTAGTVTFHAHYRDAGRPGTLTERSRFVREDGRWVYLDGEQP; encoded by the coding sequence GTGGGTAAGGGTGCGGGGCGTCGGCGGGCGGACGCGACGACGGGACGGGCCTGCCCGTGCGGCGCCGGCCGGGTGTACGCCGACTGCTGTGCCGAGGTGCACGGCGGCGTGGCGCACGCGCCGACCGCCGAGGCGCTGATGCGCTCCCGGTTCGGCGCCTTCGCCCTCGGCGACGCCGACTACCTGCTGCGTAGCTGGCACTCCTCGACCCGCCCGGCGCGGCTGGAGCTGGAGCCCGGGCAGCGGTGGACCCGGCTGGAGATCGTCGGGACCGAGCGGGGCGGCCTGCTCGACACCGCCGGCACCGTGACGTTCCACGCGCACTACCGGGACGCGGGTCGGCCGGGCACGCTGACCGAACGCAGCCGGTTCGTCCGCGAGGACGGCCGGTGGGTCTACCTCGACGGCGAACAGCCCTGA